In Bradyrhizobium diazoefficiens, the following are encoded in one genomic region:
- a CDS encoding flavin reductase family protein encodes MNALPRPLVMDPAVPAADFRDAMRHLAGGVSVVTAGRGRDITGMTVTSVTSLSVDPPTLIVSINRDASSFPLIQRLGTFCVNVLNADQLDIAERFAGKGGLKGAARFAGSDWSSSLSGAPLLVDALAALDCEVEEIVERHSHGIVIGRVREIRRAARNAALAYWNGQYVAIDHEEDAARMAQVSMSSPRRSLP; translated from the coding sequence ATGAATGCGCTTCCCCGTCCTCTCGTCATGGATCCCGCCGTTCCCGCCGCAGATTTTCGTGACGCCATGCGCCATCTCGCCGGCGGCGTCAGCGTCGTTACGGCCGGGCGGGGCAGGGACATAACCGGCATGACGGTGACCTCGGTGACGTCGCTCTCGGTCGATCCACCGACGCTGATCGTCAGTATCAATCGCGACGCCTCCTCGTTTCCGCTCATCCAGCGCCTCGGCACCTTCTGCGTGAACGTCCTCAATGCCGATCAGCTTGACATTGCCGAGCGCTTTGCCGGCAAGGGCGGGCTGAAGGGCGCCGCCCGCTTTGCCGGTTCCGATTGGAGCTCAAGCTTGTCGGGCGCTCCCTTGCTCGTCGATGCACTCGCCGCGCTCGATTGCGAGGTCGAGGAGATCGTCGAGCGCCATTCGCACGGCATTGTCATCGGTCGCGTGCGCGAGATCCGAAGGGCGGCACGCAACGCGGCACTCGCTTATTGGAACGGCCAGTACGTCGCGATTGATCACGAAGAGGATGCGGCAAGAATGGCTCAGGTCAGCATGTCCTCGCCAAGGCGTTCCCTTCCCTAA
- a CDS encoding ATP-binding cassette domain-containing protein, with the protein MQTALRTSLPETELASRANSAPHARVARDERPLHVSGLSLNIRGLRKSFGDNEVLRGIDLHIPAGQFVAIVGKSGCGKSTLLRLIAGLARIDAGSISFGDEVQAEDIRVMFQEPRLLPWARVLSNVEVGLGRDRASDDAQLRAEKALTEVGLVDKRDQWPSVLSGGQKQRVALARALVSRPRLLAFDEPLGALDALTRISMQRLLERVWRDQGFTAILVTHDVSEAVTLADRVLVIEDGRIAQDVTVNVPRPRERRSVGLADLEGSILRALLSGDERI; encoded by the coding sequence ATGCAGACAGCGCTTCGTACGTCCCTTCCCGAGACCGAACTCGCCAGCCGCGCCAATTCTGCACCTCACGCCCGTGTGGCGCGTGATGAGCGGCCGCTCCATGTGAGTGGCCTGTCGCTCAACATCCGGGGCCTGCGAAAGTCCTTCGGCGACAACGAGGTGCTGCGCGGTATTGATCTGCACATTCCGGCCGGCCAGTTCGTCGCGATCGTGGGCAAGAGCGGGTGCGGCAAGAGCACGCTGCTGCGCCTCATCGCCGGCCTGGCAAGGATCGACGCCGGCAGCATCAGTTTTGGTGACGAGGTCCAGGCAGAAGATATCCGCGTGATGTTCCAGGAGCCGCGGCTGTTGCCCTGGGCGCGGGTGCTGTCCAATGTCGAGGTCGGTCTCGGCCGCGATCGTGCATCCGATGACGCGCAGTTGCGCGCAGAGAAGGCGCTCACCGAGGTCGGGCTCGTCGACAAGCGCGACCAGTGGCCCTCGGTGCTGTCGGGCGGCCAGAAACAGCGCGTGGCGCTCGCCCGCGCGCTGGTCTCCCGTCCGCGCTTGCTCGCCTTCGACGAGCCGCTCGGCGCGCTGGACGCGCTGACCCGCATTTCGATGCAACGGCTCCTGGAGCGGGTCTGGCGCGACCAGGGCTTTACCGCGATCCTGGTGACCCATGATGTGTCGGAGGCCGTCACGCTGGCCGATCGCGTGCTTGTGATCGAGGACGGCCGGATCGCGCAGGACGTGACCGTCAACGTACCACGGCCGCGCGAGCGCCGATCGGTGGGCCTTGCCGATCTCGAAGGTTCGATCCTGCGCGCCCTTCTCTCGGGCGATGAGCGAATCTAG
- a CDS encoding ABC transporter permease subunit has protein sequence MSLIDSVSLPRNFRLPRVDGLVQWIVPLAIIAIWQVASITGFVPARVLPAPSDVALAGWKLLLSGELVRNIWVSFWRASIGLLIGGSIGFVFGLANGLSQLSAKLTDTTLQMVRNVPHLALIPLVILWFGIDESAKLFLVALGVFFPIYLNTLHGIRTVDPQLIEMGRIYGMRDGELFRRVIFPGALPSIFVGIRFALGIMWLTLIVAETIAASSGLGYMAMQAREFMLIDVVVLSILIYALLGKLADSASRVLERLTLSWHPAFQKR, from the coding sequence ATGAGCCTCATCGACAGCGTCTCTCTCCCGCGCAACTTCCGCCTGCCCCGCGTCGACGGCCTGGTCCAGTGGATCGTCCCGCTCGCCATCATCGCGATCTGGCAGGTGGCGAGCATCACCGGCTTCGTGCCGGCGCGCGTGCTACCGGCGCCGAGCGATGTCGCGCTGGCGGGCTGGAAGCTGCTGCTGTCTGGCGAGCTCGTTCGCAACATCTGGGTCTCGTTCTGGCGCGCCTCGATCGGCCTCCTGATCGGCGGCAGCATCGGTTTCGTCTTCGGACTTGCCAACGGCCTGTCGCAGCTCTCGGCAAAACTCACCGACACCACGCTGCAGATGGTGCGCAACGTGCCCCATCTGGCGCTGATCCCGCTGGTCATCCTGTGGTTCGGCATCGACGAGAGCGCAAAGCTGTTTCTGGTGGCGCTCGGCGTGTTCTTCCCGATCTATCTGAACACGCTGCACGGCATCCGTACCGTCGATCCGCAGCTGATCGAAATGGGCCGCATCTACGGCATGCGTGACGGCGAACTGTTCCGCCGCGTGATCTTCCCGGGCGCGCTGCCGTCGATCTTCGTCGGCATCCGCTTCGCGCTCGGAATCATGTGGCTGACGCTGATTGTCGCCGAGACCATCGCGGCGTCGTCGGGCCTTGGCTACATGGCGATGCAGGCGCGCGAATTCATGCTGATCGACGTCGTCGTGCTCTCGATCCTGATCTACGCGCTGCTCGGCAAGCTCGCCGACAGTGCCTCCCGCGTGCTGGAGCGCCTGACGCTCTCCTGGCACCCCGCTTTCCAGAAACGTTGA
- the ssuD gene encoding FMNH2-dependent alkanesulfonate monooxygenase gives MSTKSNANILWFLPTHGDGRYLGTGIGGREVNFNYLRQIAQAADQLGYFGVLLPTGRSCEDSWVVASSVAPFTERLRYLVAVRPGLQSPTVAARMTATLDRITNGRLLVNVVTGGDPVENKGDGIFLGHDERYEVTREFLNVYSDLLAGKTVNVEGKHIHIEDGKLLFHPVQSPRPPLYFGGSSDAGIDVAVDAVDKYLTWGEPPALVAEKVEKVRDIAAARGRKPSFGIRLHVIVRETNEEAWRAANELIKHVSDDTIATAQRNFARMDSVGQQRMAQLHGGKRDKLEIAPNLWAGVGLVRGGAGTALVGDPQTVAARIREYQDIGIDTFIMSGYPHLEEAYRFAELVFPLLSLQQPSNVTKLHFNGGPFGETVGSDYRPQHRVSQS, from the coding sequence ATGAGCACGAAAAGCAACGCCAACATCCTCTGGTTCCTGCCTACCCACGGTGATGGCCGCTATCTTGGCACTGGCATCGGCGGCCGCGAGGTCAATTTCAACTATCTGCGCCAGATCGCGCAGGCGGCCGATCAGCTCGGCTATTTCGGCGTGCTGTTGCCGACGGGACGGAGTTGCGAGGACTCCTGGGTCGTCGCCTCCTCGGTCGCGCCATTCACGGAGCGGCTGCGCTATCTCGTGGCGGTCCGTCCCGGCTTGCAATCGCCGACCGTGGCGGCGCGCATGACCGCGACGCTCGATCGCATCACCAACGGCCGGCTTCTCGTCAACGTCGTCACCGGCGGCGATCCCGTCGAGAACAAGGGCGACGGCATCTTCCTCGGCCATGACGAGCGCTACGAGGTCACGCGCGAGTTCCTCAACGTCTACAGCGATTTGCTGGCGGGCAAGACCGTCAATGTCGAGGGCAAGCACATCCATATCGAGGACGGCAAGCTCTTGTTCCATCCGGTGCAGTCGCCGCGGCCTCCGCTCTATTTCGGCGGCTCGTCGGATGCCGGCATCGACGTCGCGGTTGACGCCGTCGACAAATATCTCACCTGGGGCGAGCCGCCGGCGCTGGTCGCCGAGAAGGTTGAGAAGGTGAGGGACATCGCCGCCGCGCGTGGCCGAAAGCCCTCCTTCGGCATCCGGCTTCACGTGATCGTCCGAGAAACCAACGAAGAAGCCTGGCGCGCCGCCAACGAGCTGATCAAGCATGTCAGCGACGACACGATTGCCACCGCGCAGAGGAACTTTGCGCGCATGGATTCGGTCGGCCAGCAGCGCATGGCGCAGCTCCATGGCGGCAAGCGCGACAAGCTCGAGATCGCGCCGAATCTGTGGGCCGGTGTCGGCCTGGTGCGCGGCGGTGCCGGCACGGCGCTGGTTGGCGATCCACAGACCGTCGCCGCGCGTATTAGGGAGTATCAGGACATCGGCATCGATACCTTCATCATGTCGGGCTACCCGCATCTGGAGGAAGCCTATCGCTTCGCAGAGCTGGTCTTCCCGCTGCTCTCGCTGCAGCAGCCGAGCAACGTGACCAAGCTGCACTTCAACGGCGGTCCTTTCGGCGAGACGGTCGGCAGCGACTACCGTCCGCAGCATCGGGTGTCGCAATCATGA
- a CDS encoding sulfonate ABC transporter substrate-binding protein: MRRIIQRLIAAIVLSIGIVAAAVGTSYGQDKVVRIGYQKYGKLVLLKSKGTLEPKLAADGYKVVWTEFQSGPPLLEALNVGAIDFGNTGEAPPIFAQAAGAPIRYVAYEPPAPKGEAILVPKESPLKSVVELKGKRVALNKGSNVHYLLVKALAKAGVKYSEVEPVFLAPADARAAFERGAVDAWVIWDPFQAAAEAATGARTLADGTDIVANYQFYFSSKKFLEANPKIVDAVLAELSSVDDWAKGDIHAVAEQLAPAIGLSVAVVEVALKRQAYGIKPITDRVIADQQQVADAFFALNLIPKSIKISDVARRPGS, encoded by the coding sequence ATGAGGCGCATCATTCAGCGTCTGATCGCGGCGATCGTGCTGTCGATCGGCATCGTCGCGGCTGCGGTCGGCACCTCCTACGGTCAGGACAAGGTGGTCCGCATCGGCTACCAGAAATACGGCAAACTGGTGCTGTTGAAGAGCAAGGGCACGCTGGAGCCGAAGCTCGCGGCGGACGGCTACAAGGTGGTGTGGACGGAATTCCAGTCCGGCCCTCCGCTGCTCGAAGCGCTCAATGTCGGCGCCATCGATTTCGGCAACACCGGCGAAGCCCCGCCAATCTTCGCGCAGGCCGCCGGCGCGCCGATCCGGTATGTCGCCTACGAGCCGCCGGCGCCGAAGGGCGAGGCGATCCTGGTGCCGAAGGAAAGTCCTTTGAAATCGGTCGTCGAGCTCAAAGGCAAGAGGGTCGCGCTCAACAAGGGCTCCAACGTTCACTATCTCCTGGTCAAGGCGCTGGCGAAGGCGGGCGTCAAATATTCGGAAGTTGAGCCTGTGTTCCTGGCGCCTGCCGATGCGCGCGCTGCCTTCGAGCGTGGCGCCGTCGATGCCTGGGTGATCTGGGATCCGTTCCAGGCGGCGGCCGAAGCGGCGACCGGTGCACGCACGCTCGCTGACGGAACCGACATCGTCGCCAACTACCAGTTCTATTTCTCCTCGAAGAAATTCCTCGAAGCCAATCCAAAAATCGTCGACGCCGTGCTCGCCGAGCTGAGCTCGGTCGACGATTGGGCCAAGGGCGACATCCACGCGGTAGCTGAGCAGCTGGCGCCGGCGATCGGACTGTCCGTCGCGGTGGTCGAGGTCGCGCTGAAGCGGCAGGCCTACGGCATCAAGCCAATCACCGATCGCGTGATCGCCGACCAGCAGCAGGTTGCCGACGCGTTCTTCGCGCTCAACCTGATCCCCAAATCCATCAAGATTTCCGACGTGGCACGGAGGCCCGGTTCATGA
- a CDS encoding sulfonate ABC transporter substrate-binding protein, which yields MQRRDFLKLSVRTAAAAAFASRANAQGAVKEIRIGYQKTGVLVITRQRAALEKHFAPQGIEVKWVEFSSGPPMMEAMNVSSIDYGAVGDSPPVFAQAAGAAIVYAAGQPITNGQGILVSEDSPIRSIADLKGKRVGFTKGSSAHNVVVQTLEKAGLTYADITPVYLTPPDAGPAFASGSIEAWAIWDPYFAIGETRQNGRILINAREVTRTNSFYIANRAFAKNHGAILQQIVNVTSATGQWAEQHRDEVAKSLAAITGVPLDIQTVAADRAKFVIGPITDDIVATQQGVADRFFKLGLIPKPIVIRDIVWRNPAA from the coding sequence ATGCAGCGTCGGGACTTTCTCAAACTCTCCGTTCGAACTGCGGCAGCCGCCGCGTTCGCCTCGCGCGCGAATGCGCAAGGTGCGGTGAAGGAAATTCGCATCGGCTACCAGAAGACCGGCGTGCTGGTCATCACGCGCCAGCGGGCGGCCCTGGAAAAACATTTCGCTCCGCAAGGCATCGAGGTGAAATGGGTCGAGTTCTCGTCCGGCCCGCCGATGATGGAGGCGATGAATGTCAGCAGCATCGATTATGGCGCGGTGGGCGATTCCCCGCCGGTCTTTGCCCAGGCCGCAGGTGCCGCGATCGTCTATGCCGCCGGCCAGCCCATCACCAACGGCCAGGGCATTCTGGTGTCCGAGGATTCGCCGATCCGCTCCATTGCCGATTTGAAGGGCAAGCGCGTCGGTTTCACCAAGGGCTCCAGCGCCCACAATGTCGTGGTGCAGACGCTGGAGAAGGCGGGCCTGACCTATGCCGACATCACTCCGGTCTATCTGACGCCGCCGGATGCCGGTCCCGCCTTTGCTAGTGGCAGCATCGAGGCCTGGGCGATCTGGGATCCTTATTTCGCGATCGGCGAGACCAGGCAGAACGGCCGCATCCTGATCAATGCACGCGAGGTCACCAGGACCAACTCCTTCTACATCGCCAACCGCGCGTTCGCGAAGAACCACGGCGCGATCCTGCAACAGATCGTCAATGTGACCAGCGCGACCGGTCAATGGGCCGAGCAGCACCGCGACGAGGTTGCCAAGTCGCTGGCAGCGATCACGGGCGTCCCACTGGACATCCAGACCGTCGCGGCAGATCGCGCGAAGTTCGTGATCGGTCCGATCACCGATGACATCGTCGCGACCCAGCAGGGCGTCGCCGATCGCTTCTTTAAGCTCGGCCTGATTCCGAAGCCGATCGTGATCCGCGATATCGTCTGGCGCAATCCGGCAGCCTGA
- a CDS encoding replicative DNA helicase yields MAKAAAQRDPMSVMSGRTMPHNIEAEQALLGAILVNNEAFYRVSDFLRSDHFFEPLHRAIFDVMAGLIETNKVASPITLKTFLPPDLDVAGLSLPQYLARLAAEATTVLNAVDYGRAICDLAMRRELINIADDIRNAAFDSAVDCPPREQVEDAEQRLYEVAETSRFGSGFETFDAALTQAIDKAALAYQRDGKLSGLPTGLKDLDAKMGGLQPSDLIIIAGRPGMGKTSLATNIAFNVARAYEAPREGSSSTPEMSGGIVAFFSLEMSSEQLATRVIAEQSKISSSSIRRGDISENDFDALVQRRQEIRRIPLYIDSTGGLTIGQVAARARRLKRQRGLHLIVVDYIQLMQGTSHRVAPNRVREVTEITVGLKALAKELNVPIVALSQLSRQVENREEKRPQLSDLRESGSIEQDADVVLFVFRDEYYLKGQEPPAGTAARIAWAAELEASRGKAEIIIGKQRHGPTGTVILSFQGEFTRFSDLAAAHPLPYHPSP; encoded by the coding sequence ATGGCGAAGGCGGCGGCCCAGCGCGACCCGATGTCCGTGATGTCGGGTCGTACCATGCCGCACAATATTGAAGCCGAGCAAGCCTTGCTCGGCGCGATCCTCGTCAACAACGAGGCGTTCTATCGCGTATCGGACTTTCTTCGATCGGATCATTTCTTTGAACCGCTGCATCGTGCGATCTTCGACGTCATGGCGGGGTTGATTGAGACGAACAAGGTTGCGAGCCCCATTACGCTGAAGACCTTTCTGCCGCCCGATCTTGATGTGGCCGGACTGTCGCTGCCTCAATATCTGGCACGACTAGCGGCCGAAGCGACGACTGTGCTCAATGCCGTCGACTACGGACGCGCCATCTGCGATCTGGCGATGCGGCGCGAGTTGATCAACATTGCCGACGATATTCGCAATGCCGCGTTTGATTCTGCCGTCGATTGCCCGCCACGCGAACAGGTTGAAGACGCGGAACAGCGGCTCTACGAGGTCGCGGAAACAAGCCGGTTCGGCAGCGGGTTCGAGACGTTTGACGCGGCGCTCACGCAAGCGATCGACAAGGCAGCGCTCGCCTATCAGCGCGATGGAAAGCTCTCAGGCCTTCCAACTGGTCTTAAAGATCTCGACGCCAAGATGGGAGGCCTCCAGCCGTCCGATCTCATCATCATCGCCGGACGGCCCGGCATGGGCAAGACGTCGCTCGCTACGAATATCGCGTTCAACGTGGCGCGAGCCTACGAAGCACCGCGGGAAGGCAGTAGTTCCACGCCGGAGATGTCGGGCGGCATTGTCGCCTTCTTCTCGCTCGAGATGTCCTCCGAGCAACTCGCGACGCGTGTCATCGCCGAGCAGTCGAAGATCTCGTCTTCGAGCATCAGGCGCGGCGATATCTCTGAGAATGACTTCGACGCGCTCGTGCAACGCCGGCAAGAGATTCGCCGTATCCCACTGTACATCGATTCTACCGGCGGCTTGACCATCGGCCAGGTGGCGGCGCGCGCCCGTCGGTTGAAACGACAGCGTGGCCTCCACTTAATCGTTGTCGATTATATTCAGCTCATGCAAGGCACGTCCCATCGGGTTGCACCGAACCGCGTGCGGGAGGTGACGGAGATTACGGTTGGCCTGAAGGCCCTCGCCAAGGAGCTCAACGTGCCAATCGTCGCCTTGTCGCAATTGTCGCGGCAGGTCGAGAATCGGGAAGAGAAGCGTCCGCAACTATCGGACCTGCGGGAGTCCGGCTCGATCGAACAAGATGCCGACGTCGTGCTCTTTGTCTTCCGCGATGAGTACTACCTGAAAGGTCAGGAACCGCCGGCCGGGACGGCTGCTCGCATCGCATGGGCGGCGGAGCTCGAGGCCTCCCGCGGGAAGGCCGAGATTATTATTGGGAAGCAGCGCCACGGACCGACTGGCACTGTCATTCTGTCATTCCAAGGTGAATTCACGCGATTTTCTGATCTCGCCGCTGCGCACCCGCTTCCTTATCACCCATCGCCTTGA
- a CDS encoding ABC transporter permease: MTNRATNFSKPAIAAALFLGGIVLMALIGPELSTISNETMDLRARLVPPVLLGGSLSHPFGTDDLGRDVLVRLLYSIRVTMAVAFLATGFGATIGIVIGLLAAHFRGAVDDLLVILIDLQAAVPYLLMVLALITVFENSMMMFVMVLGLHGWERYARLARGVALSLQNQGFAIAVKGLGAGPFRIYGRHLLPNMAGVLITNCTLALPQVVLLESSLSFLGVGIQAPETSLGSMVGFGRDYLTTAWWIAVIPALVIFTISLAVTVIGEEMREKLDPAVNRN, from the coding sequence GTGACAAATCGAGCAACCAATTTTTCGAAACCGGCCATTGCCGCTGCTCTATTTCTCGGCGGGATCGTTCTCATGGCTCTGATTGGGCCGGAGCTATCCACGATCAGCAACGAGACGATGGATCTGCGAGCCCGTCTGGTTCCACCTGTTCTATTGGGAGGATCGCTGTCTCATCCGTTCGGCACTGACGACCTGGGCAGGGACGTGCTCGTCCGTCTGCTTTATTCGATCCGCGTGACGATGGCGGTGGCCTTCCTTGCCACCGGTTTCGGCGCGACGATAGGCATTGTCATCGGGCTTTTGGCCGCGCATTTTCGCGGTGCGGTCGATGACCTGCTGGTCATCCTAATCGATCTTCAGGCGGCCGTTCCTTACCTGCTGATGGTCCTGGCTTTGATCACGGTCTTCGAGAACAGCATGATGATGTTCGTCATGGTCCTGGGTCTGCATGGTTGGGAACGCTATGCCCGTCTCGCGCGAGGCGTGGCGCTTTCCTTGCAGAACCAGGGGTTTGCTATCGCGGTGAAGGGCCTGGGAGCGGGGCCGTTTCGGATCTACGGAAGGCACCTGTTGCCGAACATGGCGGGGGTGCTAATTACCAACTGTACCCTAGCGCTCCCGCAAGTAGTTCTTCTGGAGAGTTCTCTCTCCTTCCTTGGAGTAGGCATCCAGGCCCCCGAGACCAGCTTGGGCAGCATGGTCGGCTTCGGTCGTGACTATTTGACGACGGCATGGTGGATAGCGGTCATACCGGCCTTGGTAATTTTTACGATCTCGCTTGCCGTGACGGTGATTGGCGAGGAAATGAGGGAAAAACTTGATCCAGCGGTCAATCGAAACTAA
- a CDS encoding ABC transporter permease, which yields MAMVFLRRLARAAITILLLMTFAFIVLRTSGSGASAMLGAEADPAAIAAFNTRWGLEKPLFEQYITFITALLHGDFGQSFIGRRPALEAVLERVPATLSLMGSGLLVAVFLGLALGVFTAHRRGTAVDRVTTFVALAGYCVPSFIIAIFLILALSVEFGWLPTTGNNTALHYILPITTVAVGEFAVFVRFARTSMLEIMNQPYMRAALAKGLSPSATVWRHALPNMAVPMVTLIGLAIGSLFVGATITENVFAWPGMGQLLVQAVTMRDAAVVQTIMVLVGISMVTVNITVDLLYAWLDPRIGPLE from the coding sequence ATGGCTATGGTTTTCCTTCGGCGACTTGCGCGCGCCGCCATAACAATCCTGCTCCTGATGACGTTCGCCTTCATCGTGCTTCGTACGTCCGGCAGCGGCGCCAGCGCCATGCTGGGGGCGGAAGCCGACCCGGCCGCCATCGCGGCCTTCAACACGAGGTGGGGCCTAGAGAAGCCGCTTTTCGAACAATACATCACCTTCATAACTGCCCTGCTTCATGGCGACTTCGGGCAGTCTTTCATTGGACGGCGTCCAGCTCTGGAAGCGGTGCTGGAGCGGGTTCCGGCAACCCTGTCTCTGATGGGATCCGGACTGCTCGTCGCAGTCTTTCTGGGGCTGGCGCTAGGCGTCTTCACCGCCCACCGACGCGGCACTGCGGTAGACAGAGTGACAACCTTCGTCGCCCTGGCCGGCTACTGCGTGCCGTCATTCATTATCGCAATCTTCCTGATCCTGGCTCTCAGCGTCGAGTTCGGGTGGCTGCCAACGACGGGCAACAACACGGCGCTTCACTACATCCTGCCGATCACGACTGTCGCGGTTGGGGAGTTCGCGGTTTTTGTGCGGTTCGCCCGCACGTCCATGCTCGAAATAATGAACCAGCCCTACATGCGCGCGGCCCTCGCCAAAGGCTTGAGCCCTAGCGCAACGGTCTGGCGGCATGCCTTGCCCAATATGGCGGTGCCGATGGTGACGCTGATCGGTCTTGCAATTGGCTCTCTATTCGTCGGCGCAACAATCACGGAAAACGTCTTCGCTTGGCCGGGCATGGGTCAATTGCTCGTTCAAGCGGTCACGATGCGAGATGCCGCGGTCGTCCAGACTATCATGGTGCTGGTCGGGATCTCCATGGTCACAGTCAACATCACGGTCGACCTGCTCTACGCTTGGCTCGATCCGCGGATTGGACCTCTAGAGTGA
- a CDS encoding ABC transporter ATP-binding protein, with protein MIVAGDILPEHKLLEIRNLRVSFPTKEGEIVALDGIDLDIGAGEVVALVGESGSGKSTCGLSILGLLDKRVAATGSIKFGDVELLDDNGASQAALRGRKISMIFQEPTGALNPVRTIGSQLREMISYHTGTSKGTAQDRAIGMLEKVQVADAAGRMNCYPHEMSGGLNQRIVTGMMLLHGPRLLVADEPTTALDVSTQAEVLALLTKLRDEQGLAILFVTHDLAVVSMIADRVAVMQHGRIVETGPTSEVLTNPKHLYTKALVEARLEWTTPPATFVTISEDPILSVASLRKSYARSSGMFGSRLRRPVLSDISFFIKSGEAFGLVGESGSGKSTLARIVAGLEHPDSGLVTYGTAIDQATRRALHRCVQYVFQDPAGALDRRLRIKDQLREPLDIHNIGVRRERARKCLEMLELVELDRSFADRLPHELSGGQRQRVVLARALMLQPRLLICDEPVSALDASTQRQILKLLHGLRERLGLSLLFVSHDLTQVRYLCDRVAVLKKGEMVEVGECRQVLEDPQHPYTRMLVSSIPRRHESRSEEPLAPRDGTSLPAAIQV; from the coding sequence ATGATCGTCGCTGGCGATATCCTGCCTGAGCACAAACTCCTTGAGATCCGCAACCTGCGGGTCTCTTTTCCAACGAAGGAAGGAGAGATCGTAGCTCTCGACGGAATCGATCTCGACATCGGTGCCGGCGAGGTGGTCGCTCTGGTCGGCGAAAGCGGCAGCGGGAAGTCGACGTGCGGCCTGTCGATTCTCGGGCTGCTCGACAAGCGAGTGGCGGCCACCGGGTCGATCAAATTTGGCGATGTCGAACTGCTCGACGACAATGGGGCTAGCCAGGCTGCGCTGCGCGGCCGAAAGATCTCGATGATCTTTCAAGAGCCGACAGGTGCGCTCAATCCGGTGCGCACCATCGGAAGCCAGCTCCGCGAGATGATCAGCTATCATACCGGCACGTCGAAGGGCACCGCGCAGGATAGGGCGATCGGGATGCTCGAAAAGGTGCAGGTTGCGGACGCCGCGGGACGCATGAACTGCTATCCGCACGAGATGTCAGGCGGGCTCAATCAGCGGATTGTCACCGGCATGATGCTTCTGCACGGTCCCCGACTTCTGGTCGCCGATGAGCCGACAACTGCGCTCGACGTGTCCACACAAGCCGAGGTCCTGGCTCTTCTGACGAAGCTCAGGGACGAACAGGGACTTGCGATTCTCTTCGTGACGCATGATCTGGCGGTTGTCTCGATGATCGCCGATCGCGTCGCGGTGATGCAGCACGGGCGGATAGTCGAAACCGGCCCGACATCCGAAGTCCTTACCAATCCAAAACACCTGTATACGAAAGCTCTGGTCGAGGCGCGGCTGGAATGGACCACGCCTCCCGCGACCTTCGTCACCATCAGCGAGGATCCGATCCTTAGCGTCGCTTCGCTGAGAAAATCTTATGCGAGGAGCTCGGGGATGTTTGGATCGCGGCTTCGACGGCCGGTTCTCTCGGACATCAGCTTCTTCATCAAATCCGGTGAGGCGTTCGGCCTTGTCGGAGAAAGCGGATCTGGAAAATCGACCTTGGCGCGTATCGTGGCCGGCCTGGAGCATCCTGATTCCGGCCTCGTAACCTATGGGACTGCGATCGATCAAGCTACCAGAAGAGCGCTGCATCGATGCGTCCAATACGTGTTTCAGGACCCTGCCGGTGCGTTGGACCGGCGCCTTCGCATAAAGGACCAGCTTCGCGAACCTTTGGATATTCATAACATTGGCGTCCGAAGGGAGCGGGCTCGAAAATGCCTGGAAATGCTCGAGCTGGTTGAATTGGACCGCTCTTTCGCCGATCGTCTTCCGCATGAGCTGTCCGGCGGGCAGCGTCAGCGCGTTGTTCTGGCACGCGCTTTGATGCTGCAACCGCGCTTGTTGATCTGCGACGAACCCGTCTCCGCTCTTGACGCTTCCACCCAGCGGCAGATCCTGAAGCTTTTGCACGGCCTGCGGGAGCGTCTAGGTCTGTCACTGCTGTTCGTCAGCCACGACCTGACGCAGGTCAGGTACCTATGCGACCGGGTCGCCGTCCTCAAGAAGGGGGAGATGGTCGAAGTCGGCGAATGTCGGCAAGTCCTTGAGGACCCGCAGCATCCCTACACCAGGATGCTCGTCTCATCCATTCCCCGCCGTCATGAGTCCCGTTCAGAGGAGCCGCTGGCCCCCAGAGACGGCACATCGCTTCCTGCAGCCATACAGGTCTGA